In Paenibacillus sp. G2S3, a single window of DNA contains:
- a CDS encoding ABC transporter substrate-binding protein, giving the protein MLKRKTLFPILALIMLLSVFVTACGGNNNASSNTPSATTEATTALSAEPTAAPDASSAEMRSYETTKGTVQIPVKPQRIVTDYYGGELLSVGANVIGVEPSTFDNPFLKDLLKNTQDVGAPVNAEKALELAPDLIVVMYDDNYDALSKIAPTIHIPYGTATNIYETVKLFGDIVGAPDKAEQFIADFEKKAAEGREKLKGVVNENDTFGIYELTDKGELWTFGNNAGRGGQALYNALKLKMPTKNSNDNQTLQLSMELLPEYAADYMFLTTYDPDKKGDKLKELKESPVWNGLAAAKNDHLFYNDFDTFYRYDPIAITAQIDLFVDMILERNGKK; this is encoded by the coding sequence ATGTTAAAAAGAAAGACCCTTTTCCCCATCTTGGCACTCATAATGTTATTGTCTGTATTTGTGACAGCTTGCGGGGGAAACAACAATGCTTCATCTAATACACCATCAGCTACAACCGAAGCAACAACCGCCCTGAGTGCAGAACCAACGGCTGCTCCTGATGCTTCCAGTGCTGAAATGCGCAGCTATGAAACTACTAAAGGCACTGTGCAGATCCCAGTTAAACCTCAGCGTATCGTTACTGATTATTATGGCGGAGAATTGCTTTCCGTTGGAGCTAACGTTATAGGTGTTGAACCTAGTACTTTTGACAACCCTTTCTTAAAAGATTTGCTCAAAAACACACAAGATGTTGGTGCTCCAGTCAACGCTGAAAAAGCACTAGAACTTGCACCAGATCTAATTGTAGTTATGTACGATGACAACTATGATGCTTTATCCAAAATTGCACCAACCATTCATATCCCATACGGAACTGCTACGAACATCTACGAAACCGTAAAATTGTTCGGAGATATTGTAGGAGCACCAGATAAAGCTGAACAATTCATTGCTGACTTTGAGAAAAAGGCTGCTGAAGGCCGCGAAAAGCTTAAAGGTGTCGTGAATGAAAATGATACATTCGGAATTTATGAGCTGACTGACAAAGGTGAGCTTTGGACCTTCGGCAACAATGCGGGCCGTGGTGGACAAGCCCTTTATAATGCACTTAAGCTGAAAATGCCTACTAAGAACAGCAACGATAACCAAACATTGCAGCTGTCCATGGAACTATTACCAGAATATGCAGCTGACTACATGTTCCTAACTACTTATGACCCTGATAAAAAAGGGGATAAGCTGAAGGAGCTGAAGGAATCACCCGTTTGGAACGGACTTGCTGCTGCGAAGAACGACCATCTGTTCTACAACGATTTTGATACTTTCTACCGCTATGATCCTATTGCCATTACCGCGCAAATCGATTTGTTCGTAGATATGATTCTTGAGCGTAACGGTAAGAAATAA
- the cheB gene encoding chemotaxis-specific protein-glutamate methyltransferase CheB, which produces MQKLKVLVVATSVMMRKQISNLIVEDSIIEVIGAARNASEAVSMVQELRPDVVTIDIEVPELNSLVAISSIMSLRPTPILILSSETKDGISATITGLQNGAVDFIPKPTQCYGTDLSQIKDELIFKIKQAAQIPLRTLILNNITVSKVIAGQQAEDNFKIGYLEKLDQIVAIGCGVGGPKALEIAISSLPADFPYPLLIVQHMPSKYTKALAERLNRFSSVRVVEAKDDQLVLGGTAYIAPGNCHMTVVQQGHECRIKLHRKAPVNGYRPSIDVLFDSISGLKSMKQHLILMTGIGNDGARGMLSAKQAGAQSTLVESQETSIVNEMPEAAVELGCVDYEVPSFLLASKIMEVTGLLDEQI; this is translated from the coding sequence GTGCAAAAGTTAAAGGTGCTCGTTGTAGCTACTTCAGTAATGATGCGTAAACAGATCTCGAACCTTATTGTGGAGGATTCAATTATCGAGGTCATTGGAGCAGCTCGAAATGCATCCGAAGCGGTTAGCATGGTTCAAGAACTCAGGCCCGATGTCGTGACGATAGATATAGAAGTACCGGAATTGAATAGTTTAGTAGCAATCTCTAGCATTATGTCACTGCGTCCCACCCCTATCCTTATCTTAAGCTCAGAGACGAAGGATGGAATATCAGCAACAATCACAGGTCTACAGAACGGAGCCGTGGATTTTATTCCTAAGCCAACTCAGTGCTATGGAACTGATCTATCCCAAATAAAAGACGAGTTAATATTCAAAATTAAACAAGCTGCCCAAATTCCATTGAGAACCCTCATTCTTAACAATATAACTGTCTCCAAAGTAATTGCAGGACAACAGGCAGAAGATAATTTTAAGATCGGATATTTGGAGAAATTGGATCAAATTGTGGCCATAGGATGTGGAGTAGGTGGCCCGAAGGCGCTAGAAATTGCAATTAGCTCGCTCCCGGCGGACTTCCCATACCCTTTGTTGATCGTTCAGCATATGCCGTCCAAGTACACGAAAGCATTAGCAGAACGATTGAATCGATTCTCAAGTGTACGGGTGGTGGAGGCGAAGGATGATCAGTTGGTGCTCGGCGGAACGGCATATATCGCACCTGGTAATTGTCATATGACCGTAGTTCAGCAAGGGCATGAATGTAGAATTAAACTACACAGGAAAGCACCAGTGAACGGATACCGTCCATCAATTGATGTATTGTTCGATTCTATCTCTGGATTAAAAAGCATGAAGCAGCATCTGATACTGATGACCGGAATAGGTAACGATGGAGCGAGAGGCATGCTGAGTGCCAAACAAGCTGGCGCCCAATCTACCCTTGTAGAATCGCAAGAGACTTCTATTGTAAATGAAATGCCGGAAGCGGCTGTTGAGCTCGGGTGCGTGGATTATGAAGTTCCTTCGTTTTTGTTAGCCTCGAAGATTATGGAGGTTACGGGGTTGTTGGACGAACAAATTTGA
- a CDS encoding response regulator transcription factor, which yields MIQILLVDDHPSVMEGTKMILEQEGDMKVTLANSANEVLEMVSSHSFDVMLFDLHIVDVNGIDLAKQVLTMNADAIILIYTGYEFTNKFNLMIESGIFGFISKTTNREQLITAVRCALRGEVILPRTLVKQLRKVPPKGLEINDEQAASMISKREHEMLTEIAKGKSNKEIAEIVLMSQRSLEYSLTNLFQKLNVKSRIEAAIKAKRLGILKESDFTNSL from the coding sequence ATGATTCAAATATTGTTAGTGGATGATCATCCATCTGTTATGGAAGGGACTAAAATGATATTAGAGCAAGAGGGAGACATGAAGGTTACTCTAGCTAATTCAGCGAATGAAGTGCTTGAAATGGTGAGTAGTCATTCCTTTGACGTAATGTTATTTGATCTTCATATCGTGGATGTGAATGGGATTGATTTGGCGAAGCAAGTATTAACAATGAACGCGGATGCGATTATCTTAATCTACACCGGATATGAATTTACTAACAAATTTAACCTGATGATAGAATCGGGGATCTTTGGGTTTATCTCAAAAACAACCAATAGAGAGCAGTTGATTACAGCGGTACGCTGTGCATTAAGAGGGGAAGTCATTCTGCCGCGGACCTTAGTCAAGCAGTTAAGAAAAGTACCGCCTAAAGGATTAGAAATCAATGATGAACAAGCAGCCTCCATGATTAGTAAAAGGGAACATGAAATGCTGACGGAAATTGCCAAAGGAAAAAGTAATAAGGAAATAGCGGAGATTGTGCTTATGAGTCAGCGGTCTCTAGAATATAGTTTAACGAATTTGTTCCAAAAGCTAAATGTGAAATCTAGAATTGAAGCGGCTATAAAAGCTAAACGTCTCGGAATATTAAAGGAATCAGATTTTACTAATTCATTGTGA
- a CDS encoding methyl-accepting chemotaxis protein — protein MKWFYNLRTAVKLISAFVLVSVILCFVGFYGISNLSKMDESIEDMYNNRLTPIAYLGEANELFLTNRINIRDINTMAKTEVKKKEYRDKIHKNVQSIEDIMSKYNKTKLREEELEKMKDYPEIWKRYTTSVDHAIELDKKIISNEEYTNYLLTGDLQLATTEMTDFLQGLININMKQAQGSSDYANELYQSSRLITFSITIIALLISVGFGYLISQIIARPLNQVMRLLGKVANGDLSETSNLNSKDEIGKLANSVNEMVLNLRHTVGGILSSAESVSAAAQQISASTEEVASGSMSQATAAQTMNELFRELSEAINSVAQSAEQASELSDHTMRIAQDGGAVVTDSIQGMTLLNNQMSRLEEGSDKIGEIIAVIDDIAKQTNLLALNAAIEAARAGEQGRGFAVVANEVRKLAERSSEATKQVTDIIKEMQKNTQHSVKAVVEGVSFSQKNGEAFDHILSMVNDTAHKVTEIAAASEEQAAQSSEVMYSIESISAATEEMAASSSETATTANALAQLAEELNALVSIFKVK, from the coding sequence ATGAAATGGTTTTATAATTTGAGGACAGCAGTGAAGCTAATCTCAGCATTTGTGTTGGTATCAGTCATTTTATGCTTTGTAGGATTCTATGGAATAAGCAATTTGAGTAAGATGGACGAGTCTATCGAGGATATGTATAATAATCGCTTAACACCGATTGCCTATCTCGGTGAAGCGAATGAACTTTTTTTAACGAATAGAATAAACATCCGGGATATAAATACGATGGCCAAAACCGAGGTGAAGAAAAAAGAATATCGAGATAAAATACATAAAAACGTTCAGAGCATTGAAGACATCATGAGTAAATATAATAAGACAAAATTGAGAGAAGAAGAATTAGAGAAGATGAAGGATTATCCAGAAATCTGGAAACGGTATACCACTAGCGTGGATCATGCGATTGAATTGGATAAGAAAATCATCAGTAATGAAGAATATACGAATTATTTGCTAACAGGAGATTTACAGCTGGCTACTACGGAGATGACAGATTTTCTGCAAGGTCTAATTAACATCAACATGAAGCAGGCACAGGGATCCAGTGATTATGCCAATGAATTATATCAATCCTCTCGGTTGATTACTTTTAGCATTACTATTATTGCACTTTTGATCAGTGTGGGTTTTGGTTATCTAATCTCGCAAATTATCGCACGGCCTTTAAATCAAGTGATGCGCCTGTTAGGTAAAGTAGCTAATGGAGACTTAAGCGAAACTTCAAATCTGAATTCCAAGGATGAGATCGGAAAACTCGCGAATTCTGTGAACGAAATGGTTCTGAACTTAAGACATACTGTGGGAGGTATTTTATCCTCTGCGGAAAGTGTCTCGGCAGCCGCGCAGCAGATATCAGCTAGTACAGAGGAAGTGGCAAGCGGCAGTATGAGTCAAGCTACTGCAGCACAAACGATGAATGAGTTGTTCCGAGAATTGTCTGAAGCGATTAATTCCGTAGCTCAGAGTGCAGAGCAAGCCTCAGAGCTGTCAGATCATACGATGCGTATTGCTCAGGATGGAGGTGCGGTGGTTACTGACTCCATTCAAGGGATGACGTTACTTAACAACCAAATGTCTAGACTAGAAGAAGGCTCAGATAAAATTGGCGAGATCATTGCGGTCATTGATGATATTGCAAAACAGACCAATCTGCTGGCTCTTAACGCAGCTATAGAAGCCGCTCGTGCCGGTGAACAGGGTCGAGGTTTTGCCGTTGTAGCGAATGAAGTAAGAAAGCTAGCCGAGCGTAGCAGTGAGGCTACTAAGCAAGTCACGGACATTATTAAAGAAATGCAGAAGAATACGCAGCATAGCGTGAAGGCTGTAGTCGAAGGCGTATCTTTTTCACAAAAAAATGGGGAAGCCTTTGATCATATTCTCTCTATGGTGAATGATACCGCGCATAAAGTAACAGAAATCGCTGCTGCCAGTGAAGAACAAGCCGCACAGTCATCAGAGGTGATGTACTCGATCGAGAGTATATCGGCAGCAACGGAAGAAATGGCGGCAAGCAGTAGTGAAACGGCAACGACGGCAAATGCATTAGCACAGCTTGCGGAGGAACTAAATGCACTCGTATCTATTTTTAAAGTTAAATAA
- a CDS encoding iron ABC transporter permease, which translates to MNQQITTRIGADKGVVKREFRSRPWAATLILVGGLALLLLGIAVSVSFGAADIKLSVVWSAVFHFDPEIMDHQIIRELRLPRVLGGAMIGASFAVAGAIMQGMTRNPLADSGLMGINSGAGFALALCFAFFPNLSFMYLILYSFVGAGVGAGVVYGIGSLAKGGLTPARLVLAGAAFSALLSALSEGVALYFHIGQDLAFWYAGGVAGTKWVQLKIMFPWIGAALIGAMVISRSITMLSLGDDVAKGLGQRTGLVKLAGALIVLVLAGSSVAVVGAVGFIGLIIPHLTRFFVGVDYRWIIPCSAILGSLLAVFADLTARMINPPNETPLGAIIALIGVPFFLYLARKERREL; encoded by the coding sequence ATGAATCAACAGATAACTACCAGGATAGGAGCCGATAAAGGAGTAGTTAAACGAGAATTTCGTTCACGTCCTTGGGCGGCAACATTAATCTTGGTTGGCGGTCTGGCGCTATTATTATTAGGAATTGCTGTTTCCGTCTCCTTCGGTGCAGCAGATATTAAGCTGTCTGTGGTGTGGTCAGCTGTGTTTCACTTTGATCCGGAAATCATGGATCATCAGATTATTAGAGAATTAAGATTACCTCGTGTACTTGGAGGGGCAATGATAGGGGCCAGCTTTGCAGTTGCAGGCGCTATTATGCAGGGGATGACGCGAAATCCATTGGCAGATTCAGGTCTGATGGGGATCAACTCAGGCGCAGGATTTGCGCTCGCGCTGTGTTTTGCTTTTTTTCCAAATTTATCGTTTATGTATTTGATTCTATATTCTTTTGTGGGTGCCGGCGTAGGTGCGGGTGTCGTATATGGAATTGGATCGCTTGCCAAGGGAGGATTAACTCCTGCGCGTTTGGTGTTGGCGGGTGCAGCATTTAGTGCACTTTTGTCGGCATTGAGTGAAGGGGTGGCTTTATATTTTCACATCGGTCAAGATTTGGCTTTCTGGTACGCCGGAGGCGTGGCTGGCACGAAATGGGTTCAACTCAAAATTATGTTCCCTTGGATAGGGGCTGCTTTAATTGGTGCAATGGTAATTTCTCGATCGATTACGATGCTCAGTTTAGGTGACGATGTTGCGAAAGGTCTAGGTCAGCGTACCGGGCTTGTGAAGTTGGCAGGCGCATTAATCGTATTGGTTTTGGCCGGATCATCAGTCGCCGTAGTTGGTGCAGTTGGTTTCATTGGACTTATTATTCCGCATTTGACACGATTTTTTGTGGGTGTCGATTACAGATGGATCATTCCTTGTTCAGCGATTCTTGGCAGTCTCCTAGCTGTATTTGCAGATTTAACTGCGCGGATGATTAATCCACCTAATGAAACGCCACTTGGCGCTATTATTGCACTGATCGGTGTGCCTTTCTTCCTTTATCTTGCACGTAAAGAAAGGAGGGAGCTGTAA
- a CDS encoding NADAR domain-containing protein, whose product MTIRFYKVNDKYGCFSNFSKHGFELDGKYWPTSEHYFQAQKFVGSIYEEEIRVVESPMDAANMGRDRDKPLRSDWEEVKDEVMKKAVLQKFQTHPDIREILISTSPEEIIEETTGDYYWGCGTKGTGKNVLGKILMEVRSTLESGE is encoded by the coding sequence ATGACAATTAGATTCTATAAAGTTAATGATAAGTATGGTTGTTTTTCAAATTTCTCAAAGCACGGATTTGAGTTGGATGGGAAATATTGGCCCACAAGCGAGCACTACTTTCAAGCTCAGAAGTTTGTAGGTAGTATCTATGAAGAAGAGATACGAGTAGTAGAATCACCTATGGATGCAGCGAACATGGGTCGTGATCGGGATAAACCATTAAGATCAGACTGGGAAGAGGTAAAGGATGAAGTAATGAAAAAAGCTGTCCTCCAAAAGTTTCAGACCCATCCAGATATTCGGGAGATTCTAATCTCTACATCACCTGAGGAAATCATTGAAGAAACAACGGGGGATTATTATTGGGGATGTGGTACAAAAGGTACCGGAAAAAACGTACTTGGGAAAATATTGATGGAAGTCCGTTCGACTCTTGAATCAGGTGAATAA
- a CDS encoding MFS transporter, with protein MFSFFFVLSYYMQFGLHYNVQDTSLVFLAIGIGFFLTSLISSRMVRRWSMNVLKIGALMMGCCSLLLIWELNVDATHLLGARNILILLIYGFGLGMATTPLVNVTLSSVPARITGTGSGLITTFMYLANSLGVALIGILFSTSLKHSLLEADLSDYVRAFSNSLAAIGGLAFIGFVCLCFLRERK; from the coding sequence ATGTTCTCCTTCTTTTTTGTTTTAAGCTACTATATGCAATTTGGCTTGCACTATAATGTTCAAGATACGAGTTTGGTTTTTTTGGCTATAGGTATAGGCTTTTTTCTGACTTCCCTGATATCGTCTCGAATGGTCAGAAGATGGAGTATGAATGTACTTAAAATAGGTGCACTGATGATGGGATGCTGTAGTCTACTGCTTATATGGGAGCTAAATGTGGATGCGACGCATCTGCTGGGCGCACGAAATATTTTAATATTATTGATATATGGCTTCGGTCTCGGCATGGCTACTACACCATTAGTCAACGTCACGCTCAGTTCAGTACCAGCAAGGATTACGGGCACAGGATCAGGTCTGATCACTACATTTATGTATTTAGCAAACTCGTTAGGGGTGGCTCTAATCGGTATTTTGTTCTCCACTTCGTTGAAACATTCTCTTTTGGAAGCAGATTTATCGGATTATGTAAGGGCGTTTTCCAATTCCTTAGCAGCTATCGGTGGGCTTGCCTTTATTGGTTTCGTTTGTCTTTGTTTCTTGCGGGAGCGGAAATGA
- a CDS encoding ABC transporter permease → MAIQIFKANLRRYLLFFLCSSFTIMVFFAFYSLYTNPDFNDPYQVNGMVSGNLYAPFLVMRVFAVLFIVYAQMAFLKFRKSDFGLLMVLGMTSHNIRKIILLENSLIALASILTGLGAGTVFSGLFFIIISLFVNIGDSSFSLTLDSYLYTIKFFGIIYIAVIGIHLLLTLRYSIVRLLKESRTAERSLLHGKITGIIGVVLLGISVYDMITNYSPDDARMMLINLGVSMVGVYLLLSGLGDWMKLIFSRSTKAYHKHLMFSSDLNYTLGRSKIVLSLITFLVFITVFLSGIIFYITWDAENIPVKNNPYDIAYAEVFGKNSLPSETLSEITDHGATPLISHQKLEYIDLFYFKVFLDQNINSLIGSDYHVEKDHFLNLALVARGEERKNQRPEMPTFEMKLSSGAHTLYSQGQVFKMVFNPVPNLMNGLHVILNEDDYTALKAENMDAIGQLQLLNFKDWKKTADIDAKLNTALAKYNKDNTKSWYDNDRHEALVFSTKSRISEYLQLQESGRFGIFVITFVGLIFFAASGVVLHFSIQTDLEREKIKFRKLNKIGITSKDVARIIGGPLKVLFFLPYVLGIALATVYVVSSSRFEMSAALEPMWFCLLVGGAYLLLQVLFYRIYTKIYTHNMLTHIELLDVPTTNNIRCEFNSNYDNINK, encoded by the coding sequence ATGGCTATTCAGATTTTCAAGGCGAATCTTAGAAGGTATTTGTTATTTTTCCTATGCAGCAGCTTTACGATTATGGTCTTTTTCGCCTTTTACTCCCTGTACACGAACCCTGATTTTAATGACCCCTATCAAGTAAATGGAATGGTGTCTGGTAATTTATATGCTCCTTTCTTAGTTATGAGAGTGTTTGCTGTTCTATTTATTGTATATGCGCAAATGGCCTTTTTGAAATTTAGAAAAAGCGACTTTGGGCTGTTAATGGTTCTAGGAATGACGAGTCACAATATCCGTAAAATCATTTTATTAGAAAATAGCTTGATTGCATTAGCTTCGATTCTCACGGGTTTAGGTGCAGGGACGGTTTTCTCCGGTCTTTTCTTCATCATCATCTCGTTGTTTGTTAATATAGGGGATAGTTCTTTTTCACTTACGTTGGATAGTTATCTGTATACCATTAAATTTTTCGGGATTATTTACATAGCTGTGATTGGAATCCATTTATTATTAACGCTGAGATACAGCATTGTACGCCTTCTAAAAGAATCCAGAACCGCAGAACGTAGCCTTCTTCATGGTAAAATCACAGGGATCATCGGAGTCGTATTACTGGGGATCTCCGTTTATGATATGATTACAAATTACAGTCCAGATGATGCCCGTATGATGTTGATCAATCTGGGAGTAAGTATGGTGGGTGTCTATTTGCTGCTGTCCGGTCTTGGTGACTGGATGAAACTCATCTTTTCGCGATCTACGAAAGCTTATCATAAGCATTTAATGTTTAGCTCCGATTTGAACTATACGCTTGGGCGCTCCAAAATAGTGCTTTCTCTCATCACGTTCCTCGTCTTCATTACGGTTTTTCTAAGTGGCATTATCTTTTATATTACCTGGGATGCTGAGAATATTCCTGTAAAAAACAACCCTTATGATATTGCCTATGCAGAAGTATTCGGGAAAAATAGCCTTCCATCTGAGACACTCAGCGAGATCACGGATCATGGTGCTACACCGCTGATTTCACACCAAAAGCTTGAATATATTGACTTATTCTATTTCAAAGTATTTTTGGACCAGAATATCAACTCATTAATTGGGAGTGATTATCATGTGGAGAAAGATCACTTTCTTAATCTTGCCTTAGTTGCTCGAGGAGAAGAAAGGAAGAATCAAAGACCGGAGATGCCCACCTTCGAAATGAAGCTTTCTTCCGGGGCTCATACGCTGTACTCACAAGGTCAAGTATTTAAAATGGTATTTAATCCTGTACCGAATCTCATGAATGGTCTTCATGTCATATTGAACGAAGATGATTATACAGCACTAAAAGCGGAGAATATGGATGCAATCGGGCAGCTTCAGCTCTTGAATTTCAAGGATTGGAAAAAGACAGCAGATATAGATGCTAAGCTAAATACGGCTTTAGCCAAATATAATAAGGACAATACGAAGTCTTGGTATGATAATGATCGGCACGAGGCCCTCGTATTCTCCACGAAATCTAGAATTAGTGAGTATTTACAGTTGCAGGAGTCCGGTCGATTCGGAATCTTCGTCATTACATTTGTTGGTCTAATATTTTTTGCTGCTTCTGGTGTAGTACTTCATTTCAGCATCCAGACCGATTTAGAGCGTGAGAAGATCAAATTCAGGAAGCTAAATAAGATTGGAATTACTTCTAAGGACGTAGCTCGCATTATAGGCGGCCCTTTAAAAGTGTTGTTTTTTCTCCCTTATGTGTTAGGGATTGCGCTAGCCACTGTGTATGTTGTTAGTTCTTCAAGGTTTGAGATGTCTGCAGCTCTGGAGCCGATGTGGTTTTGTTTGTTGGTAGGCGGAGCGTATCTTTTATTACAAGTCCTCTTTTATCGTATATACACCAAAATATACACTCACAATATGCTGACTCATATCGAACTGCTTGATGTTCCCACAACGAATAATATAAGATGTGAATTTAATTCCAATTATGATAATATTAACAAATAA
- a CDS encoding ABC transporter ATP-binding protein, translated as MPILEVENLSKEYKGKGKTNVFQALNGISLSVDSGEFVAIMGPSGSGKTTLLNILSGIDTEYRGGVRIAEISISEMSKNELALFRRQRIGFVFQDYNLLDSLTLRENIMVPMVLDDQEVDDINTKTDEALLLFDLGEVMDKYPYMVSGGQQQRAAISRAIINDPEVIFADEPTGNLDSKSSSIVMKTFAKLNALKGATIVMVTHDPFAASYCNRVLFIKDGKALLEITRDNNERRAFFDRILESLAFIGGREDDL; from the coding sequence ATGCCTATTCTAGAGGTAGAGAATCTCTCAAAAGAATATAAAGGCAAGGGCAAAACAAATGTATTTCAGGCGTTAAACGGGATAAGCCTGAGTGTGGACAGCGGGGAGTTTGTGGCGATTATGGGGCCTTCAGGGAGTGGTAAAACGACACTGCTGAATATCCTTAGCGGGATCGACACGGAATATAGGGGGGGAGTCCGGATTGCAGAGATTAGTATAAGCGAGATGTCTAAGAACGAGCTTGCACTGTTTCGCAGGCAGCGAATAGGGTTCGTTTTTCAAGATTATAATCTGCTGGATAGCCTGACCCTACGGGAAAATATAATGGTGCCCATGGTTCTGGATGACCAAGAGGTAGACGATATCAATACCAAGACAGATGAGGCGTTATTACTCTTTGATCTGGGTGAGGTGATGGACAAGTATCCGTATATGGTTTCAGGAGGACAGCAACAACGAGCGGCGATTAGCAGAGCGATTATTAATGATCCGGAGGTGATCTTTGCGGATGAGCCAACGGGGAATTTGGATTCCAAATCCTCAAGTATAGTGATGAAGACCTTTGCCAAACTGAATGCTCTGAAAGGAGCAACAATTGTGATGGTCACACATGATCCTTTTGCGGCCAGCTATTGTAATCGCGTACTTTTTATCAAGGATGGGAAGGCTCTATTAGAGATTACTAGGGATAATAATGAACGGAGAGCATTTTTTGATAGGATTCTGGAGAGTCTGGCCTTCATTGGAGGGAGAGAAGATGACCTTTAG